The Ruania alba genome has a window encoding:
- a CDS encoding ROK family protein — protein MDRHLDRPGRPARQETLREHNLALVARTVLLADTPPSRADVAAVTGLNRATVSRLVAELVAGTLLVEDEPVTAGAGRPATPLRPARGTIAGLGLEVNIDFIGARLVDLAGDVVAEQIEPGDYRGADPAATLTQVAHLGRDLIERAPQVRVAGTGLALPGLVRDAELLTAPNLGWQDLTPGDVLMGAAAELAHLPLTLGNEARFAALAELTAGPGDSFLYVSGEVGIGAAIVRDGVFFTGLHGFSGELGHVSVDPTGPRCRCGATGCLETFAGTDAMVAAAGLPEGSGIDRLVDRVAAGHPDARRAIDTAAAALGAALASFVNLVDIPEIVLGNTLARLTDHLRPRVESELQSRVLSARWAPPHLRTAATITHPALTGAARAALDSVIADPSAWIANR, from the coding sequence ATGGACCGGCACTTGGATCGCCCCGGGCGCCCTGCACGGCAGGAGACTCTGCGCGAGCACAACCTCGCCCTCGTGGCGCGCACCGTCCTCCTGGCCGACACCCCGCCGTCGCGCGCCGACGTGGCGGCCGTCACGGGGCTGAACAGGGCGACCGTCTCCCGCCTGGTCGCCGAGCTGGTCGCAGGCACCCTCCTGGTCGAGGACGAGCCGGTCACTGCCGGCGCGGGCCGGCCGGCCACCCCGTTGCGCCCGGCGCGCGGCACGATCGCCGGGCTCGGGCTCGAGGTGAACATCGACTTCATCGGAGCCCGCCTGGTCGATCTCGCCGGCGACGTCGTGGCCGAACAGATCGAACCGGGCGACTACCGCGGCGCCGACCCGGCGGCCACCCTGACCCAGGTGGCCCACCTGGGCCGCGACCTGATCGAGCGCGCCCCCCAGGTCCGCGTCGCCGGGACCGGCTTGGCCCTGCCCGGCCTGGTGCGTGATGCAGAGCTGCTCACGGCACCCAACCTCGGCTGGCAGGACCTGACTCCCGGCGACGTGCTCATGGGCGCTGCCGCAGAGCTGGCACACCTCCCCCTCACTTTGGGCAACGAGGCCCGCTTCGCCGCGCTCGCCGAGCTGACCGCCGGGCCCGGCGACTCCTTCCTGTACGTCTCCGGCGAGGTCGGGATCGGCGCTGCCATCGTGCGAGACGGTGTGTTCTTCACCGGGCTGCACGGCTTCAGCGGCGAGCTGGGTCACGTGAGCGTGGACCCGACCGGGCCCCGTTGCCGTTGTGGCGCCACTGGTTGCCTCGAGACATTCGCAGGCACCGATGCGATGGTGGCCGCTGCAGGCTTGCCCGAGGGGAGCGGGATCGACCGCCTCGTCGATCGCGTCGCCGCAGGACACCCGGACGCTCGCCGTGCGATCGACACGGCAGCCGCCGCCCTCGGCGCAGCCCTCGCCTCCTTCGTGAACTTGGTGGACATCCCCGAGATCGTGCTGGGAAACACCCTGGCCCGGCTCACCGACCATCTCCGACCCAGGGTCGAGTCCGAGCTGCAGTCCCGGGTACTGTCAGCCCGCTGGGCGCCGCCACACCTGCGGACGGCCGCCACGATCACCCACCCGGCCCTGACCGGCGCCGCCCGGGCCGCCCTGGACTCGGTGATCGCCGACCCGAGCGCCTGGATCGCCAACCGCTGA
- the xylA gene encoding xylose isomerase, with translation MVRTPTPDDKFSFGLWTVGWAAQDQFGQATRPALDPTEYLPHLAEAGAWGVTFHDDDVVPFGADDATREKGFADFKKAADAAGLTIEMVTTNLFSHPVFKDGGFTANDRSVRRFGLRKVIRNVDLAASLGATTFVMWGGREGSEYDGAKDVNAALDRYREGVDTVAAYIKEQGYDLKIALEPKPNEPRGDILLPTVGHALGFIAELEHGDIVGLNPETGHEQMAGLNYTHGIAQALWADKLFHIDLNGQRSIKYDQDLVFGHGDLLSAFFTVDLIENGFPGGGPTYDGPRHFDYKPSRTEGFEGVWDSARANMETYLLLAEKARAYRADPEVQEALESSGVLELSQPTLGEGESLSDLLADRAAFEDFDADTVGERNAGFVHLNQLAIRHLIG, from the coding sequence ATGGTGCGCACCCCAACCCCGGACGACAAGTTCTCCTTCGGTCTGTGGACCGTCGGATGGGCGGCCCAGGACCAGTTCGGTCAGGCCACCCGCCCCGCCCTGGACCCCACCGAGTACCTTCCCCACCTCGCCGAGGCCGGCGCCTGGGGCGTGACCTTCCACGACGACGACGTGGTGCCCTTCGGTGCCGACGACGCCACTCGCGAGAAGGGCTTCGCCGACTTCAAGAAGGCCGCCGACGCGGCCGGACTTACCATCGAGATGGTCACCACGAACCTGTTCTCCCACCCGGTCTTCAAGGACGGCGGCTTCACCGCGAACGATCGCTCCGTGCGCCGGTTCGGCCTGCGCAAGGTGATCCGGAACGTCGACCTCGCCGCCTCACTCGGTGCCACCACCTTCGTGATGTGGGGTGGCCGTGAGGGGAGCGAGTACGACGGCGCCAAGGACGTCAACGCCGCCCTCGACCGCTACCGCGAGGGCGTCGACACCGTCGCCGCCTACATCAAGGAGCAGGGCTACGACCTCAAGATCGCCCTGGAGCCCAAGCCGAACGAGCCCCGTGGGGACATCCTGCTGCCGACCGTCGGCCACGCACTGGGCTTCATCGCCGAGCTCGAGCACGGCGACATCGTGGGCCTCAACCCCGAGACCGGGCACGAGCAGATGGCCGGCCTCAACTACACGCACGGCATTGCCCAGGCGCTGTGGGCCGACAAGCTCTTCCACATCGACCTGAACGGTCAGCGGTCCATCAAGTACGACCAGGACCTCGTGTTCGGGCACGGCGACCTGCTCTCGGCCTTCTTCACGGTGGATCTGATCGAGAACGGGTTCCCCGGCGGTGGCCCGACCTACGACGGCCCGCGCCACTTCGACTACAAGCCGTCGCGCACCGAGGGCTTCGAGGGGGTGTGGGACTCGGCTCGCGCGAACATGGAGACCTACCTGCTGCTGGCGGAGAAGGCCAGGGCTTATCGTGCCGACCCCGAGGTGCAGGAGGCCCTGGAGTCCTCTGGCGTGCTCGAGCTCTCGCAGCCCACGCTCGGCGAGGGGGAGAGCCTGAGCGACCTGCTCGCCGACCGCGCGGCCTTCGAGGACTTCGACGCCGACACCGTGGGTGAGCGCAACGCGGGCTTCGTTCACCTGAACCAGTTGGCCATCCGGCACCTGATCGGGTGA
- the xylB gene encoding xylulokinase — translation MTTSTSQSAGRSLAGQLVAGVDSSTQSCKVVIRDAETGALKRFGSAPHPDGTEVDPEAWWDALQVAVSAAGGLDDVASVAVGGQQHGMVALDADGNVVRPALLWNDTRSAGAALDLIDELGEGDAEAGARAWAEQVGVVPVASFTITKLRWLAQHEPENAAKVAAVALPHDWLTWRLAGDGPGSRAGGNSLERLTTDRSDASGTGYFDAASGEYRFDLLERAFGRRIGVPQVVAPGAVARESGSLVLGAGTGDNAGAALGLGMAGGDVAVSIGTSGVVSAVCETPVADPTGLVAGFADATGRFLPLACTLNGSRVFDAMGRLLGVDHKQFAELALSAPPGAEGLTLVPYLEGERTPNKPDATGALHGVRLGNTTPAHLARAAVEGVLLGLADGLNALRAQGVPVHRVLLVGGAAQSAAVRQIAPDILGVPVTVPQPGEYVADGAARQAAWALSGADEAPEWGLAGAKEFGVSDEVDASLADRYAQAREMTFGA, via the coding sequence ATGACGACGTCGACATCGCAATCCGCCGGACGCTCGCTCGCCGGACAACTCGTCGCAGGGGTGGACTCCTCCACCCAGTCCTGCAAGGTGGTCATCCGGGACGCGGAGACCGGAGCGCTGAAGCGCTTCGGCTCCGCGCCGCACCCGGACGGTACCGAGGTGGACCCCGAGGCGTGGTGGGATGCCCTCCAGGTGGCGGTCTCCGCCGCCGGCGGTCTCGACGACGTCGCTTCCGTGGCCGTGGGCGGTCAGCAGCACGGCATGGTCGCCCTGGACGCCGACGGGAACGTGGTCCGCCCGGCACTGCTGTGGAACGACACCCGCAGCGCCGGGGCCGCCCTCGACCTGATCGACGAGCTCGGCGAGGGCGATGCCGAGGCGGGAGCGCGGGCGTGGGCCGAGCAGGTGGGCGTGGTGCCGGTGGCCTCGTTCACCATCACCAAGTTGCGCTGGCTCGCTCAGCACGAACCCGAGAACGCCGCGAAGGTCGCCGCCGTGGCGTTGCCGCACGACTGGCTCACTTGGCGCCTCGCCGGCGACGGGCCGGGGAGTCGTGCGGGCGGGAACAGCCTCGAGCGCCTCACCACCGACCGCTCCGACGCCTCCGGCACTGGCTACTTCGATGCGGCCAGCGGTGAGTACCGGTTCGACCTGCTCGAGCGTGCCTTCGGCCGCCGGATCGGTGTTCCGCAGGTGGTGGCCCCTGGTGCCGTCGCCCGCGAGTCCGGCTCTCTGGTGCTCGGTGCCGGCACCGGTGACAACGCCGGTGCCGCGCTCGGCCTCGGCATGGCCGGAGGCGATGTCGCCGTCTCGATCGGCACGTCCGGGGTGGTGAGCGCGGTGTGCGAGACCCCGGTCGCCGATCCCACCGGTCTGGTCGCGGGGTTCGCGGACGCCACCGGTCGCTTCCTGCCGCTGGCGTGCACCCTGAACGGCAGCCGTGTCTTCGACGCGATGGGGCGTCTGCTCGGGGTGGACCACAAGCAGTTCGCCGAACTCGCGCTCTCCGCACCGCCTGGTGCGGAGGGTCTCACTCTGGTGCCTTACCTCGAGGGCGAGCGCACCCCGAACAAGCCGGACGCCACGGGCGCTCTGCACGGGGTGCGTCTCGGGAACACCACGCCGGCGCACCTGGCGAGGGCCGCCGTCGAGGGGGTGCTGCTCGGCCTCGCGGACGGCCTGAACGCGCTCCGGGCCCAGGGCGTGCCCGTGCATCGGGTGCTGCTCGTTGGTGGTGCCGCGCAGTCGGCGGCGGTGCGGCAGATCGCCCCGGACATCCTCGGCGTGCCTGTCACCGTCCCGCAGCCGGGCGAGTACGTGGCTGACGGCGCGGCGCGCCAGGCCGCGTGGGCGCTCTCCGGTGCGGACGAGGCGCCGGAGTGGGGACTGGCCGGCGCCAAGGAGTTCGGTGTCTCGGACGAGGTCGATGCGTCCCTCGCCGATCGATACGCGCAGGCGCGGGAGATGACCTTCGGAGCCTGA
- a CDS encoding AEC family transporter, with protein sequence MSAVLSALATMAVIAFAGWVLATFRVLGEGAQQVLARLVFALATPSLLITTIGEADLALLLTRTAATTWLSTLTVAAAAVVIFGVLLRRGRGQATVASLAASYVNAGNIGIPVAIYVLADALAVVPTMLMQLLVLAPVAYAVLDTAGASRRELLLRPLRSPLTIGALIGLALAVVPWTPPDAVLQPLRLVGTTAAPLALLTLGMSFAPTRRTEAPSTGPADLRPRGHWVDVTIVATLRAVVHPALTFAVAHGLGVDEEHMLGVVLMAALPTAQNVLVYALQFNWGLRIARDAQVITTALSIPLLVGVVALLH encoded by the coding sequence GTGAGCGCCGTCCTCTCCGCACTCGCCACGATGGCGGTGATCGCTTTCGCCGGCTGGGTGCTGGCCACCTTCCGGGTGCTCGGCGAGGGAGCTCAGCAGGTGCTGGCGCGCCTGGTCTTCGCCCTGGCCACCCCCTCGCTGCTGATCACCACGATCGGCGAAGCAGATCTGGCGCTGCTCCTCACCCGTACGGCTGCCACCACGTGGCTGAGCACCCTGACAGTGGCGGCTGCCGCCGTCGTGATCTTCGGCGTGCTGCTCCGGCGCGGGCGCGGGCAGGCCACGGTGGCCAGCCTCGCCGCCAGCTACGTCAACGCCGGCAACATCGGAATCCCGGTGGCGATCTATGTGCTCGCCGACGCCCTCGCGGTCGTGCCCACGATGCTCATGCAACTGCTCGTGCTCGCCCCAGTCGCCTACGCCGTGCTGGACACGGCCGGGGCGAGCCGGCGCGAGCTGCTCCTGCGCCCGTTGCGCAGCCCGCTGACCATCGGGGCGCTCATCGGCCTGGCACTGGCCGTGGTGCCGTGGACCCCGCCCGACGCGGTCCTGCAGCCGCTGCGCCTAGTGGGCACCACCGCCGCTCCGCTGGCGCTGCTCACGCTCGGGATGTCCTTCGCCCCGACGCGGCGCACCGAGGCTCCCTCGACCGGACCTGCAGATCTGCGCCCGCGCGGCCACTGGGTCGATGTGACGATCGTGGCCACCTTGCGCGCGGTGGTGCATCCCGCCCTGACCTTCGCCGTAGCGCACGGCCTGGGGGTCGACGAGGAACACATGCTGGGCGTCGTGCTCATGGCCGCACTCCCGACGGCGCAGAACGTGCTGGTCTACGCGTTGCAGTTCAACTGGGGCCTGCGGATCGCCCGCGATGCACAGGTGATCACCACGGCGTTGTCGATCCCACTGCTGGTGGGTGTGGTGGCGCTGCTGCACTGA
- a CDS encoding LacI family DNA-binding transcriptional regulator codes for MSTDGVTTIAEVARQAKVSRATVSRVMNGHATVDPELAGRVREVAARLHYSPSRVARSLSLGRTQTVGLLVPDLGNPMFQQVLRGANQAARRSGYRILVADSIEEPQREAELAIEARRQCDALILCSPRMPEPELVQVLDATRPVVLVNRELTGSDVPTLTVDYVHGIRAVAQHLLDLGHRTLLYLTGPAESASNAARLAGLRQWQADHPEVKIEDVPCGSMIEDGYRAVDVVLDSGATGVIAFNDLVAFGLLGKLDEAGVNVPGDLSVAGFDDIDFARYARPSLTTMSVPQADLGRQAWDQLQALLQFPGQTAPGPTYFRPRLVQRASTGPAGSTS; via the coding sequence GTGAGCACCGACGGCGTCACCACCATCGCCGAGGTTGCCCGCCAAGCCAAGGTCTCCCGGGCAACCGTCTCCCGTGTGATGAACGGCCACGCCACGGTCGATCCTGAGCTGGCCGGTCGCGTGCGCGAGGTGGCCGCACGGCTGCACTACTCCCCCAGCCGGGTCGCTCGCAGCCTCTCCCTCGGCCGCACCCAGACGGTGGGGCTGCTCGTGCCCGATCTCGGCAACCCGATGTTCCAGCAGGTGCTGCGTGGAGCGAACCAGGCGGCACGTCGCTCCGGCTACCGGATCCTCGTGGCCGACAGCATCGAAGAGCCGCAGCGGGAAGCCGAGCTGGCCATCGAGGCGCGCCGCCAGTGTGACGCCCTCATCCTGTGCTCACCGCGGATGCCCGAACCAGAACTGGTGCAGGTCCTCGACGCCACCCGACCGGTCGTGCTGGTCAACCGGGAGCTGACCGGCTCCGACGTCCCCACACTCACGGTCGACTACGTGCACGGCATCCGGGCCGTCGCCCAACACCTGCTCGACCTCGGGCATCGCACGCTGCTCTACCTCACCGGGCCGGCCGAGAGTGCCTCGAACGCGGCGCGGCTGGCCGGGTTGCGCCAGTGGCAGGCCGACCACCCGGAGGTGAAGATCGAGGACGTGCCGTGCGGCTCGATGATCGAGGACGGATACCGCGCTGTGGACGTGGTGCTCGACTCGGGTGCCACGGGGGTGATCGCCTTCAACGACCTGGTCGCCTTCGGTCTGCTCGGCAAGCTCGACGAGGCCGGGGTGAACGTTCCGGGTGATCTGTCGGTGGCAGGTTTCGACGACATCGACTTCGCCCGCTACGCACGTCCGTCGCTGACGACGATGTCGGTGCCGCAGGCGGATCTGGGCAGGCAGGCCTGGGACCAGCTGCAGGCGTTGCTCCAGTTCCCCGGACAGACGGCGCCTGGCCCGACATACTTCCGGCCCCGCCTGGTCCAGCGGGCCAGCACCGGGCCGGCCGGCAGCACCTCGTGA
- the glpK gene encoding glycerol kinase GlpK, whose protein sequence is MAQYVLAIDQGTTSTRAIVFNHAGEIVDSGQLEHEQIFPKAGWVEHDPMEIWRNTREVVGLALTRANITSTDLVAVGITNQRETTVVWDKNTGEPVYNAVVWQDTRTQKIADELAGDEGAEKYKAICGLPLATYFSGPKVKWILDNVEGARAKAEAGDLLFGNTDSWLIWNMTGGTEGGVHVTDVTNASRTMLMNLDSLTWNADIAGDMGIPLSMLPEIKSSSEVYGEGRAKGMVPGIPIAGILGDQQAATFGQACFEVGMAKNTYGTGNFMLINTGEEIVPSENGLLTTLAYKIGDNKPIYALEGSIAVTGSLIQWLRDNLGMISSAPEVEEVAKSVEDNGGAYFVPAFSGLFAPYWRGDARGVLVGLTRFVNKGHIARAALEATAFQTREVLDAMNADSGVDLTELKVDGGMIANELLMQFQADILGVPVVRPKVAETTALGAAYAAGIAVGFWSGEQDVIDNWAEGQRWEPSMDADERERTYRLWKKAVTKSFDWVDDDSE, encoded by the coding sequence ATGGCTCAGTACGTCCTCGCCATCGATCAGGGCACCACCAGCACGCGAGCGATCGTCTTCAACCACGCCGGCGAGATCGTCGACAGCGGTCAGCTCGAGCACGAGCAGATCTTCCCCAAGGCGGGGTGGGTCGAGCACGACCCGATGGAGATCTGGCGCAACACCCGCGAGGTGGTGGGCCTGGCGCTCACCCGGGCAAACATCACCTCCACCGATCTCGTCGCTGTCGGCATCACGAACCAGCGAGAGACCACCGTGGTGTGGGACAAGAACACCGGCGAACCGGTCTACAACGCCGTCGTCTGGCAGGACACCCGTACCCAGAAGATCGCTGACGAGCTCGCCGGCGACGAGGGCGCAGAGAAGTACAAGGCGATCTGCGGGCTGCCGCTGGCCACCTACTTCTCCGGCCCCAAGGTGAAGTGGATCCTCGACAACGTCGAGGGTGCCCGCGCCAAGGCTGAGGCCGGTGACCTGCTGTTCGGCAACACCGACTCCTGGCTGATCTGGAACATGACCGGCGGCACCGAGGGCGGTGTGCACGTCACCGACGTCACGAACGCCTCCCGCACCATGCTGATGAACCTGGACTCGCTCACCTGGAACGCCGACATCGCCGGCGACATGGGCATTCCGCTGTCGATGCTCCCGGAGATCAAGTCCTCCTCCGAGGTGTACGGCGAAGGCCGGGCGAAGGGGATGGTCCCCGGGATCCCGATCGCCGGCATCCTCGGCGACCAGCAGGCCGCGACCTTCGGCCAGGCCTGCTTCGAGGTCGGCATGGCGAAGAACACCTACGGCACCGGCAACTTCATGCTGATCAACACCGGTGAGGAGATCGTCCCCTCCGAGAACGGCCTGCTGACCACGCTGGCCTACAAGATCGGCGACAACAAGCCGATCTATGCCCTCGAAGGGTCGATCGCCGTCACCGGTTCACTGATCCAGTGGCTGCGGGACAACCTCGGGATGATCTCCTCCGCACCCGAGGTGGAAGAGGTGGCCAAGAGTGTCGAGGACAACGGTGGCGCGTACTTCGTGCCCGCGTTCTCCGGGCTGTTCGCCCCGTACTGGCGTGGCGACGCCCGCGGCGTGCTGGTCGGTCTGACCCGGTTCGTGAACAAGGGGCACATCGCCCGCGCTGCGCTGGAGGCCACCGCCTTCCAGACGCGTGAGGTGCTGGACGCCATGAATGCCGACTCCGGGGTGGACCTCACCGAGCTGAAGGTCGACGGCGGGATGATCGCCAACGAGCTGCTCATGCAGTTCCAGGCAGACATCCTGGGCGTGCCCGTGGTCCGGCCGAAGGTGGCCGAGACCACGGCACTCGGTGCCGCCTACGCGGCCGGGATCGCCGTCGGGTTCTGGTCCGGCGAGCAGGACGTGATCGACAACTGGGCCGAGGGCCAGCGGTGGGAGCCGTCGATGGACGCCGACGAGCGCGAGCGCACCTACCGCCTGTGGAAGAAGGCTGTCACCAAGTCCTTCGACTGGGTGGACGACGACTCCGAGTAG
- a CDS encoding MIP/aquaporin family protein — translation MNFTAIFVPELFGTMMLTLLGCGVVANAALPGTKGNGGGFLMVNFGWGLGVFAGVFVAISSGGHINPAVTIGLLANGVEELGPDIPATAGNAVIYILGQMAGAFLGAVLCWLAYKTHFDADSDGPTKLGVFSTGPAMRSYGWNVVTEVVGTFVLVFVVISFGFAGAAAGQLGPLAVALLVVGIGASLGGPTGYAINPARDLGPRIAHALLPIKGKGTSDWSYSWVPVLGPIIGGIIGGLSAAAIF, via the coding sequence GTGAACTTCACCGCGATCTTTGTTCCCGAGCTGTTCGGGACGATGATGCTGACGCTGCTCGGGTGCGGCGTCGTGGCCAACGCCGCACTGCCCGGTACCAAGGGCAATGGCGGCGGCTTCCTGATGGTCAACTTCGGCTGGGGGCTGGGCGTGTTCGCCGGTGTCTTCGTCGCCATCTCCAGTGGCGGGCACATCAACCCCGCCGTGACCATCGGCCTCCTCGCCAACGGCGTGGAAGAACTCGGCCCGGACATCCCGGCGACCGCCGGCAACGCCGTCATCTACATCCTGGGGCAGATGGCCGGAGCCTTCCTCGGCGCCGTGCTGTGCTGGCTCGCCTACAAGACCCACTTCGACGCCGACTCCGACGGACCCACCAAGCTGGGCGTCTTCTCGACCGGCCCGGCGATGCGCTCCTACGGCTGGAACGTCGTGACTGAGGTGGTCGGCACCTTCGTGCTGGTCTTCGTGGTGATTTCGTTCGGCTTCGCCGGCGCAGCCGCCGGGCAGCTCGGACCGCTCGCCGTCGCACTCCTCGTGGTCGGCATCGGCGCCAGCCTCGGTGGCCCCACGGGGTACGCCATCAACCCGGCCCGTGACCTCGGCCCGCGCATCGCACACGCCCTGTTGCCGATCAAGGGCAAGGGAACGAGCGACTGGAGCTACTCCTGGGTTCCGGTGCTCGGCCCGATCATCGGTGGCATCATCGGTGGCCTGAGCGCGGCCGCGATCTTCTGA
- a CDS encoding sugar-binding transcriptional regulator — protein sequence MRDDDAYRAATMYYLQDQTMEVIAKTLGVSRSTVSRLIKMAREEGIVRISLRQPSGSGADLGHRLSASFGIKAHVVPVRERATEVHRLEQVAMVAARLMAEWVSADMVVGVAWGTTVTAIARHLAPTPVRGSTVVQLNGAANTFAGGVTYAGDLIATIARAFDSTPHLFPVPAFFDFAETKAAMWRERSVRRVLGVQRRVDIALFGVGALAADVPSHVYNAGYLDDAEIAELTADRVVGDVCTVFLREDGTYRDIAINARATGPSPRELRTLRRRVCVAVGEAKVPALLGALRARVATDVILDETTARALLERVRAGGVAG from the coding sequence GTGCGTGACGACGATGCCTACCGGGCGGCGACGATGTACTACCTGCAGGACCAGACCATGGAGGTCATCGCGAAGACGCTCGGCGTCTCCCGGTCCACGGTCTCGCGGCTGATCAAGATGGCGCGCGAGGAGGGCATCGTGCGGATCTCGTTGCGCCAACCGAGCGGGTCCGGCGCAGATCTGGGGCACCGGCTCTCGGCCAGCTTCGGGATCAAGGCGCACGTCGTGCCGGTGCGGGAGCGGGCCACGGAGGTGCACCGGCTGGAGCAGGTGGCCATGGTGGCCGCTCGGCTGATGGCGGAATGGGTCAGCGCGGACATGGTCGTCGGCGTGGCCTGGGGGACCACGGTGACGGCGATCGCCCGGCACCTGGCCCCGACCCCGGTCCGGGGCAGCACGGTCGTGCAGCTCAACGGAGCCGCCAACACCTTTGCCGGGGGCGTCACCTACGCAGGGGATCTGATCGCCACGATCGCCAGGGCGTTCGACTCCACACCGCACTTGTTCCCGGTGCCTGCGTTCTTCGACTTCGCCGAGACGAAGGCCGCGATGTGGCGGGAACGGAGCGTCCGCCGGGTGCTGGGAGTCCAGCGCAGGGTCGACATCGCCCTGTTCGGAGTGGGCGCACTCGCTGCTGACGTGCCCAGCCACGTCTACAACGCGGGCTACCTGGACGATGCCGAGATCGCCGAGCTCACCGCTGATCGGGTGGTCGGAGACGTGTGCACGGTCTTCCTGCGCGAGGACGGGACGTATCGGGACATCGCAATCAATGCGCGCGCCACCGGCCCGTCCCCTCGGGAGCTGCGCACGCTGCGCCGTCGGGTCTGCGTGGCGGTGGGTGAGGCGAAGGTGCCGGCACTGCTCGGTGCCCTGCGGGCCCGGGTCGCGACCGACGTGATCCTCGACGAGACCACGGCACGCGCGCTGCTGGAGCGGGTGCGCGCCGGCGGCGTGGCAGGCTGA
- a CDS encoding amino-acid N-acetyltransferase, which translates to MTSDADLVIRPARPADVRTIRELVVPYADERILLAKDLVGYFESVPEFLVATLADEVVGCGALHVMWEDLGEVRTLAVRRDLLGDGIGHAMLDALIERARSYGLHRVFCLTFEVDFFSRHGFTPIEGDVVEAEVYREMLLSRDDGIAEFLDLARVKPNTLGNTRMLRTLE; encoded by the coding sequence ATGACCAGCGATGCCGATCTCGTGATCCGTCCTGCGCGCCCTGCCGATGTGCGGACGATCCGCGAACTGGTCGTGCCGTACGCGGACGAGCGGATCCTGCTCGCGAAGGACCTGGTGGGCTATTTCGAGTCGGTCCCGGAGTTCCTGGTGGCCACGCTCGCGGACGAGGTGGTCGGTTGCGGCGCTCTGCATGTGATGTGGGAGGACCTCGGCGAGGTCCGCACGCTGGCTGTGCGACGCGACCTGCTGGGTGACGGGATCGGGCACGCCATGCTGGATGCGCTGATCGAGCGTGCACGCTCCTACGGGTTGCACCGGGTGTTCTGCCTGACCTTCGAGGTGGACTTCTTCAGTCGGCACGGATTCACCCCGATCGAGGGCGACGTGGTCGAAGCGGAGGTCTACCGCGAGATGCTTCTCTCCCGGGACGACGGGATCGCGGAGTTCTTGGATCTGGCGAGGGTGAAGCCGAACACGCTGGGCAATACCCGGATGCTGCGCACCCTCGAGTAG
- a CDS encoding ketopantoate reductase family protein: MRYIVIGAGGVGGTIGGRLHATGHDVVLVARGAHGRALAADGLTLLTPDGPGTHQIPVVSHPDELAGGLRPGDALVLAVKGQDTAAALDVWADVPVASGGTAAERLPLFLAQNGVANEPFAARVFDDVHGVCVWLPATHLEPGVVVAEGTPVHGVLHLGRWPGGVDDVDRQVATDLEAAGFAAPLREDVMRWKYAKLLGNLGNAVEALTGTGSDEARSMLTDVRAEGEAALAAAGIMAATPQEEAELRPTMRVGEVPGHTRLGGSSWQSLRRGTGSIEADYLNGEIAMLGRRHGVPTPLNDTLTRWARRAARTGQEPGSCTVEEVRRAAEAVPVTDGVDAPAH; encoded by the coding sequence GTGCGATACATCGTGATCGGCGCGGGCGGCGTCGGAGGAACCATCGGCGGCCGACTGCATGCCACTGGACACGACGTGGTGCTGGTGGCTCGGGGCGCACACGGTCGCGCACTGGCCGCCGACGGGCTGACCCTGCTCACCCCGGACGGGCCCGGGACGCATCAGATCCCGGTGGTGAGCCACCCGGACGAGCTTGCCGGCGGATTGCGCCCCGGCGATGCGCTCGTGCTCGCCGTGAAAGGGCAGGACACTGCCGCGGCGCTCGATGTCTGGGCGGACGTCCCGGTGGCCTCCGGTGGCACTGCCGCCGAGCGGCTCCCGCTTTTCCTCGCGCAGAACGGTGTGGCCAACGAGCCCTTCGCGGCTCGGGTGTTCGACGACGTCCATGGCGTCTGTGTCTGGCTGCCGGCCACTCATCTCGAACCGGGAGTGGTGGTGGCTGAGGGCACTCCGGTGCACGGTGTGCTGCATCTGGGCAGGTGGCCGGGTGGTGTCGACGACGTCGACCGGCAGGTGGCCACGGATCTCGAGGCTGCCGGGTTCGCTGCCCCGCTGCGCGAGGATGTGATGCGCTGGAAGTACGCCAAGCTGCTCGGCAATCTGGGCAACGCCGTCGAGGCGCTCACCGGAACCGGCTCCGACGAGGCGCGCTCGATGCTCACTGACGTCCGTGCGGAAGGCGAGGCCGCGCTCGCTGCCGCGGGCATCATGGCGGCCACACCGCAGGAGGAGGCCGAGCTGCGCCCGACCATGCGCGTGGGTGAGGTCCCGGGGCATACCCGGCTCGGTGGTTCCAGCTGGCAGTCGTTGCGGCGCGGCACCGGGTCCATCGAGGCCGACTACCTCAACGGTGAGATCGCGATGCTCGGCCGCCGCCATGGGGTGCCGACACCACTGAACGACACGTTGACCCGTTGGGCGCGGCGGGCAGCGCGGACCGGCCAGGAGCCCGGCTCGTGCACGGTCGAGGAGGTCCGCCGAGCCGCCGAGGCGGTGCCGGTTACGGACGGCGTGGACGCACCAGCACACTGA